The DNA region ACGTCGCTTCTCCCATCCGCCAGCCGATTTTCCGACAGAAAAAACGCCGCTTACACGAATTTCGCGTTTCGCTCGATCCAGCGCGTCGTGGCTTTGGCGCCCGTCGACATTTGGCCGAAATCGCGTTGAAGATGCCCGTTTATCCGCCAATTTTGCGTATTTCAGCGCAGGGCCTGCGAGTCTCATGAATTCACCGGCTGTGACGTGGGTCACATTCGATGTTCAGCTCCCACATGGCAGGGGGCGCTACCCAGAGCGCTGTGCGCTCGAGGAGTGAATCATGAGCGAGCACAAATTCAGCAAGGTTCTTACCCGTACTTTCTTCGTCAGCTGCCTGCTCGCAGGCGCGGTGTCGATGACGGCATGCAGCGGTCATGGTTCGACGCGTTCCGGCGGCGGGTCGGGTACCAGTGTCAATCCGAGCGGGCAAGGTGGAACCGGCGGTGGCGGCGATAACGGTGGCGGCACGGGAGGTACCGGCGGCGCCGGCGACAACGGCGGCGGTACGGGTGGCGCAGGCACCGGGGGTACCGCCGGTGGTGGAGCGGGCGGCGGCGGAGCGGGCGGCACCGGCGGCACCGGTGGCGGCGATGGTGGCGGTACCGGCGGTGGCACCGGCGGCGGAACCGGTGGCGGTGGCGATGGCGGCGGAACGGGTGGCGGCGGTACGGTTCCTCCTCCGGTCGTTCGCACCACCGCGGGCACCGCGGCGTCGGGGCTTGGCGGCATCATTGCCGCCATCGGCAACACGGTATCCGACGTCGGTTCGACCATTCCCGGCGTGAGCGTCCTGGGTGGCGCCACGGGCCTCACCGACGGTCTGGGTAACGCCGTCGATGGCCTTGGTGGAGCGGTCACCACTTTGGGCAACGGCGTGACCAGCGGTCTCGGTCAGATCGGCAATACCTCGGATCCGGTCGGTACGACCACGGATACGCTGGACAACGTCGTGACCCAGGTGGGCGGCGCGGTGAACGATCTGGGTGGCGGTGTCAGCACGGTGGGCGCGGGCACGCCGATCACCCCGATCACGGCGGCGGTCGGCACGGCGGTCTCGATGGTCGGCACGGGCGTCGAGCAGCTCGGTTCGTCGCTGGGTGGCGCGCTCAATTCCAACTCGGCCAATGGGCTGACGCAAACGCTCAGCAATGTCGTCACGCCGGTTGCGATGGCTTTGGGTGACAGCGCGTCGCCGATCAACTCGGGCAACCTGGTCGCGGCGGTCGGTACGGGCGGCGGCAATCTTGTCAGTGGCACGAGCACGGGCATCAGTGCCCTGGGCGCCAGTATCGCCGCGGTGCAGGCACCGGGCGCGGCCGGTGGCCTCACCACGACAGCGGGAACGGCGGTACAGAACGTGGGAGCGGCGCTGGCTCCGATCGGCAGCGGGCTTTCCAACGGCCTGGGCAAGGCGGGCACTGGCGCAGGCGACACGGTCGGCACGACGCTCGCGGGTGTGACCAGTGGCGTATCCGGCGTGGGCGCCACGGTCTCCGGTCTCGGCACCGGCGCGCTCGCTCCGCTGGCACCGGTCACCACGGGTCTGGGCAATACGGTCACCGCCGTCGGCAACGGCGCCACGGCAGCGGTCTCTGGCGGCGGTGCATTGTCAGGCGTGACCGGCGGCGTCAGCACGGTCGTCAACACCGTGGCCGCGGCCACTGGCGTGGGTGCCACCGCAGGTGGCGGCTCGACGGGTTCGGCAGGCCTCGGCAATGCGCTGGCCGGTGTGACCAATACCGTGGGCAGCTCGGTCGGCGGTCTGGTCGGTGGCCTCACCGGTGGCGCTTTGCAGAACAACAACGACAACCCGAAGCTCGGCCTCAAAGGCCTGCTGGGTGGTGGCAACCGCTGAAAACTGAAAGCGTGGGAAAAACGGGCGGCGCACACGCGCCGCCCGTTGTCGTAGCAACATGGAAAAAATCAGGGGAAAGTCCATGAATCGATGGTTTGGGTGCCTTCTTGGCATGACCGTCGTGTGTTCCGCGCAAGGGCAGGTCCGCGCCCCTGCCAATCCGTTGCAGACCCTTCCCCGAACGGAAGCGCCGAAGCAGGCGCCCGTGAAGGTCAACGTGGAGGCGCCCACCCAGGCTGTGGAAGCTCTGCTCGCGAGCCACCTGACACCGACGCGTTTCGACGTGACCGGTGTCAGGTCCATTCCGTTCGCGAAAGTCGCGGCGGAATTCGCGCCCATGCGTGGCAAGGACACCTCGGTGCGCGAACTGATCGCCGCGGCCGACCGTGTCACGGCGATGTACAAGCAGGCCGGCTACGCGTTGTCGTTCGCCTTCGTGCCGAACCAGAGCTTCGCCGGCGGCGTCGTGCACATCGCCGTGGTCGAAGGTTACGTCTCCGAAGTCAGCGTGACCGGCGACACCGGCAACATGGATTCACGCGTCCGGGCCATCGCATCGCACGTCGTCGGCGAGCGTCCGCTGCGGCAGGAGACCTTCGAGCGCTATACCCAGTTGCTCGGGCAACTGCCCGGGCTCACGGTCGGTGCCAACGTCCCCCCGCCGACGACGACGGATGGCGCGACGAAGCTCGAGCTCGTCGCCAAACGCCAGCGCTACGACGTCAACTACGGTATGGACTTCAACCATCCTGGCGCGCAGGGTGTCTTTACCCTGCTGGAAAACGGAGCGACACCGCTCGGTGAGCAGCTCAGCCTGTCCACGCTGTTCCCGAACGGGGGAGGACAGCGACTCTATTCGCTCGGTTATATGGAGCCGTTCGGCTCGGAAGGCTGGCAGGGCAAGATCGATGCGACCCGCTATTGGGGCTCCCCCGATACCGATAACCAGTTGCCGGCGTATCTTGATCACCGGCTGACGCAGGATCGTCTGGCGCTCTCCACCGTCTACCCCGTCGTGCTGACCAATACCCGGCGGCTGAGCCTCACGATGGGCATTTATGCGTCCAGACAGGACGACCGTTATCGCAACACGGACAATGGTGCGATGGTGGCGCTGCAGTCCAGCATCCGGGTACTTAATGCGGAACTGGCATGGCTTCAGGCAGGCACGCAGCGTACCGGGCAGTTCAGCATTGCGGCGACGCATGGCTTCGCCGGCATGGGTGCGTACTCGCGTGCGGTAAGCAACAACGGACCGCTGGCGATATCCACCCCCGACGTCAGCTTCACCCGCTACACCATGAACTTCGCCTGGTCGGAGCAGTGGAAACACAAGTTCGGTACCGTGGTTCGCGGGACCGGCCAGTACAGCGACAACGCCTTGCCCTCGACCGAGCAGATCAACTTCGGCGGCCCGAGTTACGCCTATGCCTACGACCCGGGCGATGCCGCGGGGGACAGCGGCTGGGCGGCGTCGGCCGAGGTCAATCGCGGCTTTGTCTCCGGTACGAAGTGGATCAAGTCCGTGGTGCCTTATCTGGTCTACCAGACCGCTCGCGTCTACCTCAATGGCTCACGTCCGCTGATCGACAAGCTGGATTCGGCGGCCGTTGGCGTACGCGTGTCGGACAACAAGCACTACTCCCTGGATTTCGCTCTGGCCAGGCCGACGGGCGACCGTCCCCCGGAAAGCGACGACCGCAAGACCCGGTGGAACCTCACCTTCAGCTACAAGCTGATGTAGTGGCGGCGATGCGCCTTCACGTGGCGTGCCTCGTGCCGACCGGACGTTCACAGCGGCGGCGGCACGATCCACCGACGCCACCTGACCGGAAGCCGCCCTATGCCCCTCTCGTTGACCCCGCCGCCGATCCTTTTCGACGAATCGCTCGAGCACATCGAGGCGGATGAGCCGGAGACCGCGGAGCAGCTCGTCGAGACACTGACGAAGATCAACCAGACCACGCTGGAGCACGAGAAGCACGCGTTCCGCTCGGTGCACGCGAAAAGCCATGGGTTGCTCACCGGTGAGCTGATCGTCCCGGACGATCTCCCCGTGGAACTGGCGCAGGGCATTTTTTCGAAGCCCGGACGGTATCCGCTGGTCATGCGCCTTTCCACAGTGCCGGGCGACATCCTCGACGACAGCGTTTCGACGCCCCGCGGCATGGCGATCAAGATCCTGGGTGTCGAAGGCGAACGTCTTCCCGGCAGTGTCGGCGACGCCACGCAGGACTTCGTCATGGTCAATGGCCCGGCGTTCTCCGCGCCAAACGCGAAGAAGTTCGCCGGCACGCTGAAGCTCGTGGCTGCCACGACCGATCGTGCCGAGGGCGCGAAAAAAGCCTTGTCAGCCGTGTTGCGCGGTACCGAGCGCGTGATCGAGGCCTTTGGCGGCAAGAGTTCCACGCTGCTTGCCCTGGGCGGTCAGCCGGAAACCCATCCGCTGGGCGACACCTACTACAGCCAGGCGCCGATTCGTTTCGGCGACTACGTGGTGAAGGTGTCGGTCGCACCGCACTCGCCGAACCTGACCGCGCTCACGGGTGCGGAGCTCAACGTCAACGGCAAGCCCAACGGCCTGCGTGACGCGATGGTCGAGCACTTCGCCCGCGAAGGCGGTGAGTGGGATCTGCGCGTCCAGTTCTGTACCGATGTCGAGAGCATGCCGATCGAGGACGCCTCGGTGGCCTGGTCGGAAGAAAAGAGCCCGTACATCGACGTGGCGCGCATCGTGCTTCAGCCACAGGAGGCATGGAACGAAGTGCGCCAGCAGGCGATCGACGACGGTCTGTCTTTCAGTCCGTGGCATGGCGTGGCCGCACATCGCCCACTGGGTTCGGTGATGCGTGCCAGGCGCGTGGCGTACATGGTGATGTCGAAGTTTCGTGCGCACCACAATCACCGCACCATCGGTGAGCCGAACTCGCTGGACGACCTCGGGCTCTAGGACTTACCAGCCCATGTAATGGCCGCCGTTGATCGCGAGATTGGATCCGGTGATCCAGCCGGATTCTTCCGAGGTAAGGAACGCCACGGCGTGGGCGATCTCTTCGGGGCGGCCCAGCCGTCCCACGGGGATCTGCGCAACGATCTTGGCGCGGATGTCTTCCGGCACGGCCATGACCATGTCGGTGCCCACGTAACCCGGCGACACCGTGTTGACCGTGATACCGAAGCGCGCGTTTTCCTGTGCCAGCGAGATGGTGAAACCGTGCATGCCGGCCTTGGCCGCGGCGTAGTTGGCCTGGCCGTACTGGCCTTTCTGGCCATTGATCGAGCTGATCTGCACGATACGGCCCCACTGACGCGAGCGCATGCCTTCGATCACCGGGCGGGTGACGTTGAAGCAGGCATTGAGGTTGGTGTTCACCACCTCGGTCCACTGCTGGTAGTCCATCTTGTGGAAGGTGGTGTCGCGGGTAATGCCGGCATTGTTGATCAGGATCTCGACCGGACCGGCCAGCGCCTCGACCTCGCGGACCATGGCTTCGGCGGTGTGCGGCTCGGAGACGTCCCCGGGCACCATGACCACGTCGATGCCGTCGCGGATCATGTCCTCGCGCCAGGCGGCGGCACGGGCTTCGTCGCGGTAATTGGTCGCCACGCGATGACCCTGGCGGGCAAGGTAGCGCACGAGCGCCGTACCGATGCCGCCGGTGCCTCCGGTGACCAGGGCCGTGCGTTGCGTGATCCCTTGCTTCATTTCTGACCTGTTTCGATGGTGGCCCGTTTTTCGGGCAAACGACTTTTATAGCGTCGGGGCGGGGGTAAGACTACTGCGGCGAAGCGACGCAGGCGAAAATCCATCGAGCGCATCGCGCAGGATCCGCTCCGGACGGGTGGCCGCGGAGCGGATGTCCACGCCCAGCCACGCCAGGGCGCGGCGCAGGGCGGGCAGCGGATCCCCGGCATCGACCGGAAGGGACGCAGCCGACTTCGACAGTTTGCGGCCTTCCGCGTCGAGCACCAGGGGCAAATGCAGATAATCCGGTGTGGGCAGGCCCAGCAGGCACTGGAGATGAATCTGCCGGGCCGTCGAGTCGAGCAGGTCGGCGCCACGCACGACCTGGGTGATGCCCTGGTTGCCGTCGTCCAAGACGCAGGCCAGCTGATACGACCAGAGCCCGTCCACACGGCGGATCACGAAGTCGCCCGCCGTTTCCCGGAGGTTTTCGCGCTGGGGTCCCTGGAGGTCGTCGTGCCACGTGACGGTCCGGTCGGGCGTGCGCAGGCGCCACGCGGGCGGGCGTGACGGGTCCGGCGGCGCGATGCAACGTCCGTCCCGATGAATGCCTCCGTGGGTGGCCAGGTCGGTACGGCTGCACCAGCAGGGGAAGACCCGATCGGCCGCCTGCAGGCGTGCGAAGGCGGACTCATAGAGGTCGTTCCGGCGCGACTGGTACGCCGGGGCTTCGTCGGCGATCAGGCCGAACGCCTCCAGCGTGGCGAGGATCGACATGGCCGATCCGGGAACCTCGCGTGGCGGATCGATGTCCTCCACGCGCACCAGCCAGTCACCGCCCGCGCGCCGCGCCATCAGCCAGCTACCCACGGCTGCCACCAGCGAGCCGAAATGCAGGGCGCCGGTGGGGGAGGGAGCGAAGCGTCCCCGGTAGCGTGGAGGGTTCGATGACACGAAAAGTTGAGCAGTTTCTCAAGGCGTGCGGGACGCGGATGACTCAGTGTAGGCGATGACGCCGACGACGGACCCGCGTCGGGGCGCGGCCCGGCTGAACGCGGCGCACGCGGGCATTGAATCGTTCAGCGTCTGCCCCGAAAACTTCGCCAGGGCGGCGCCACACAGCCAGCCGTCATAAGAGAGAAACCCATGTTCAAACGCATCGCTCTTTTCGTTGCCACCAACCTCGCCGTCATCCTTCTGCTGATGTGCGTGACTCATGTGCTGGGTATCGACCAGTGGGCCGCGCAGCGCGGTATGGGTATCGGCGGCCTGATCGTCTTCGCCTCCGTCTTCGGCATGGGCGGCGCCTTCATTTCGCTGGCCATCTCCAAGTGGACGGCGAAGATGAGCACCGGTGCCAGGGTGATCACGCAGCCAGCCAACGAGACCGAGCGCTGGCTCGTCGAGACCGTCCGCCGTCACGCCGAAAAAGCCGGCATCGGCATGCCCGAGGTGGCGGTCTACGACGCCCCGGAGATGAACGCCTTCGCCACGGGCATGAGCCGCAACAACGCCCTGGTGGCGGTCAGCAGCGGGCTGCTCCAGCAGATGGACCGCGAGCAGGTCTCGGCCGTGCTCGGCCACGAGATCGGGCACGTCGCCAACGGTGACATGGTCACCCTCACCCTGATCCAGGGCGTCCTGAATACGCTGGTGATCGTGCTGGCCCGGATCGTCGGCCGCGTGGTCGACAGCTGGATGAGCGGCGGCCGCGAGCGCGACGGGGAGGGCGGCATCGGGTATTTCGTCGTGGTCATGGTGCTGCAGATCGTTTTCGGCCTGTTCGCCTCGATGATCGTCATGTGGTTCTCCCGCTGGCGCGAATTCCGCGCCGATGCCGCCGGCGCCAGCCTGGCGGGGCGCGCATCGATGGTTTCGGCCTTGCAGCGCCTGTCCGGCAACCATGGCGATACCTCCCTGCCGCAGACGATCCAGGCCTTCGGCATCTCCGGCCATCTGGCCTCGGGCTTCAAGCGGCTGTTCATGAGCCACCCGCCGATCGAGGAGCGGATCGCGGCACTGCAGAGGGCGGCCTAACCTTTTTTCCTCACGGAGCCGCCCCCATAATCCGCTGCCAGTCCATCCCATGAAGGAACGGCATCGTGAGCCAGGAAACCCGTAAGTTCGAAGCCGAGGTCGCCCAGGTCCTGCATCTGGTCACCCACTCCCTATACTCGCACAAGGAAATCTTCCTTCGCGAGCTGATCTCAAACGCCTCCGACGCCTGCGACAAGCTGCGTTTCGAGGCCCTGGCGCAGCCCGACCTGAGCGCCGACGACGCGGACCTGCGCATCCAGATCACCTGGGATCCGGATGCCCGCACCATCAGCATCCGCGACAACGGCATCGGTATGAGCAAGGATGAGGTGGTCGCCAACATCGGCACCATCGCGAGCTCCGGCACCCGTCGCTACCTTGAAGCCCTCTCCGGCGAGCAGAAAGCCGACGCGCGCCTGATCGGCCAGTTCGGCGTCGGTTTCTACTCAGCCTTCGTCGTGGCCGACAAGGTCACCGTGATCACCCGCCGTGCCGGCGCCGCGGACGTCGAAGGCGTGCGCTGGGAGAGCGACGGCAAGGGCGAGTACGTGCTCGAGGACATGACGGTCTCCGAGCGCGGCACCACCGTCGTGCTGCACCTGAAGGCGGATGAGGACGAATTCCTCAAGGCCTGGCAGCTGCGCTCGCTGGTCACCAAGTATTCCGACCACGTGGCGTTCCCGATCAGGATGCCCGTCGAAAAGGACGGCAAGCCGGACCCGACCGAGTGGACCACGATCAACTCGGCGTCCGCGCTGTGGTCACGCCCGAAGAGCGAGATCACGGACGAGGAATACCAGAACTTCTACAAAGCCCTGGGCCACGACTTCAACGACGCGCTGGCCTGGACGCATAACCGCGTCGAGGGCAGCCAGAGCTTCACCACGCTGCTCTACGTGCCGGAACAGCCGCCGTTCGACCTCATGGGCGGTGGCGGTCGCGAAGAGCCGAAGGGTCTCAAGCTGTACATCAAGCGCGTCTTCATCATGGACGCTGCCAAAGAACTCCTGCCCACCTATCTGCGCTTCGTGCGCGGTGTGGTCGACGCCGACGATCTGCCGCTGAACGTCAGCCGCGAGATCCTGCAGCAGAACCGTCAGCTGGAGCGCATCAAAGCGGCCTGCACCAAGCGTGTGCTCGATCTGCTGGAGAAGATCTCGCGCGACGAACCGGAGAAGTTCGCCACGTTCCTCGCCGGTTTCGGCAATACGCTCAAGGAAGGCATCGTCGAAGACACCGCCAACCGCGACCGCATCGCCAAGTTGCTGCGCTTTGCCTCGACCAAGGGCGAGGGCTCGGCCAAGACGGTATCGTTCGACGAGTACATCAACCGCGCCGCGGTCGGTCAGGACACCATCTGGTACGTCACCGCCGACAGTTACGCCGCCGCTGCCGGCAGCCCCCAGCTGGAAGCGCTGAAGTCGAAGGACATCGAAGTCCTGCTGATGTTCGACCGCGTCGACGAGTGGATGCTCGGCTACCTCACCGAATACGACGGCAAGCGCCTGCGTAACGTGGCCAAGGGCGAGTTCCCGCTGGACGAGGCCGACAAGGCGAAGCAGGAAGCCGCCAGCGAAGCCGCCGCGCCGCTGATCGATCGCGCCAAGGCGCTGCTCGGCGACCGCGTCGGCGACGTCCGTGTGTCCGCACGTCTTACCGATTCGCCGTCGTGCCTCGCGCTCGCCGACTTCGACCTCGCCCCGCATCTGGCTCGTCTGCTTCGCGAAGCCGGGCAGGACGTGCCGGAGTCCAAGCCGGTGCTCGAGCTCAACCCCGAGCATCCGCTGGTGAAGCGTCTCGCCGCGGAAGCCGATGACACCAGAGCGG from Luteibacter mycovicinus includes:
- a CDS encoding collagen-like triple helix repeat-containing protein — its product is MSEHKFSKVLTRTFFVSCLLAGAVSMTACSGHGSTRSGGGSGTSVNPSGQGGTGGGGDNGGGTGGTGGAGDNGGGTGGAGTGGTAGGGAGGGGAGGTGGTGGGDGGGTGGGTGGGTGGGGDGGGTGGGGTVPPPVVRTTAGTAASGLGGIIAAIGNTVSDVGSTIPGVSVLGGATGLTDGLGNAVDGLGGAVTTLGNGVTSGLGQIGNTSDPVGTTTDTLDNVVTQVGGAVNDLGGGVSTVGAGTPITPITAAVGTAVSMVGTGVEQLGSSLGGALNSNSANGLTQTLSNVVTPVAMALGDSASPINSGNLVAAVGTGGGNLVSGTSTGISALGASIAAVQAPGAAGGLTTTAGTAVQNVGAALAPIGSGLSNGLGKAGTGAGDTVGTTLAGVTSGVSGVGATVSGLGTGALAPLAPVTTGLGNTVTAVGNGATAAVSGGGALSGVTGGVSTVVNTVAAATGVGATAGGGSTGSAGLGNALAGVTNTVGSSVGGLVGGLTGGALQNNNDNPKLGLKGLLGGGNR
- a CDS encoding ShlB/FhaC/HecB family hemolysin secretion/activation protein, with the translated sequence MNRWFGCLLGMTVVCSAQGQVRAPANPLQTLPRTEAPKQAPVKVNVEAPTQAVEALLASHLTPTRFDVTGVRSIPFAKVAAEFAPMRGKDTSVRELIAAADRVTAMYKQAGYALSFAFVPNQSFAGGVVHIAVVEGYVSEVSVTGDTGNMDSRVRAIASHVVGERPLRQETFERYTQLLGQLPGLTVGANVPPPTTTDGATKLELVAKRQRYDVNYGMDFNHPGAQGVFTLLENGATPLGEQLSLSTLFPNGGGQRLYSLGYMEPFGSEGWQGKIDATRYWGSPDTDNQLPAYLDHRLTQDRLALSTVYPVVLTNTRRLSLTMGIYASRQDDRYRNTDNGAMVALQSSIRVLNAELAWLQAGTQRTGQFSIAATHGFAGMGAYSRAVSNNGPLAISTPDVSFTRYTMNFAWSEQWKHKFGTVVRGTGQYSDNALPSTEQINFGGPSYAYAYDPGDAAGDSGWAASAEVNRGFVSGTKWIKSVVPYLVYQTARVYLNGSRPLIDKLDSAAVGVRVSDNKHYSLDFALARPTGDRPPESDDRKTRWNLTFSYKLM
- a CDS encoding catalase family protein, with the translated sequence MPLSLTPPPILFDESLEHIEADEPETAEQLVETLTKINQTTLEHEKHAFRSVHAKSHGLLTGELIVPDDLPVELAQGIFSKPGRYPLVMRLSTVPGDILDDSVSTPRGMAIKILGVEGERLPGSVGDATQDFVMVNGPAFSAPNAKKFAGTLKLVAATTDRAEGAKKALSAVLRGTERVIEAFGGKSSTLLALGGQPETHPLGDTYYSQAPIRFGDYVVKVSVAPHSPNLTALTGAELNVNGKPNGLRDAMVEHFAREGGEWDLRVQFCTDVESMPIEDASVAWSEEKSPYIDVARIVLQPQEAWNEVRQQAIDDGLSFSPWHGVAAHRPLGSVMRARRVAYMVMSKFRAHHNHRTIGEPNSLDDLGL
- the phbB gene encoding acetoacetyl-CoA reductase, whose product is MTQRTALVTGGTGGIGTALVRYLARQGHRVATNYRDEARAAAWREDMIRDGIDVVMVPGDVSEPHTAEAMVREVEALAGPVEILINNAGITRDTTFHKMDYQQWTEVVNTNLNACFNVTRPVIEGMRSRQWGRIVQISSINGQKGQYGQANYAAAKAGMHGFTISLAQENARFGITVNTVSPGYVGTDMVMAVPEDIRAKIVAQIPVGRLGRPEEIAHAVAFLTSEESGWITGSNLAINGGHYMGW
- the gluQRS gene encoding tRNA glutamyl-Q(34) synthetase GluQRS, yielding MSSNPPRYRGRFAPSPTGALHFGSLVAAVGSWLMARRAGGDWLVRVEDIDPPREVPGSAMSILATLEAFGLIADEAPAYQSRRNDLYESAFARLQAADRVFPCWCSRTDLATHGGIHRDGRCIAPPDPSRPPAWRLRTPDRTVTWHDDLQGPQRENLRETAGDFVIRRVDGLWSYQLACVLDDGNQGITQVVRGADLLDSTARQIHLQCLLGLPTPDYLHLPLVLDAEGRKLSKSAASLPVDAGDPLPALRRALAWLGVDIRSAATRPERILRDALDGFSPASLRRSSLTPAPTL
- the htpX gene encoding protease HtpX produces the protein MFKRIALFVATNLAVILLLMCVTHVLGIDQWAAQRGMGIGGLIVFASVFGMGGAFISLAISKWTAKMSTGARVITQPANETERWLVETVRRHAEKAGIGMPEVAVYDAPEMNAFATGMSRNNALVAVSSGLLQQMDREQVSAVLGHEIGHVANGDMVTLTLIQGVLNTLVIVLARIVGRVVDSWMSGGRERDGEGGIGYFVVVMVLQIVFGLFASMIVMWFSRWREFRADAAGASLAGRASMVSALQRLSGNHGDTSLPQTIQAFGISGHLASGFKRLFMSHPPIEERIAALQRAA
- the htpG gene encoding molecular chaperone HtpG, which codes for MSQETRKFEAEVAQVLHLVTHSLYSHKEIFLRELISNASDACDKLRFEALAQPDLSADDADLRIQITWDPDARTISIRDNGIGMSKDEVVANIGTIASSGTRRYLEALSGEQKADARLIGQFGVGFYSAFVVADKVTVITRRAGAADVEGVRWESDGKGEYVLEDMTVSERGTTVVLHLKADEDEFLKAWQLRSLVTKYSDHVAFPIRMPVEKDGKPDPTEWTTINSASALWSRPKSEITDEEYQNFYKALGHDFNDALAWTHNRVEGSQSFTTLLYVPEQPPFDLMGGGGREEPKGLKLYIKRVFIMDAAKELLPTYLRFVRGVVDADDLPLNVSREILQQNRQLERIKAACTKRVLDLLEKISRDEPEKFATFLAGFGNTLKEGIVEDTANRDRIAKLLRFASTKGEGSAKTVSFDEYINRAAVGQDTIWYVTADSYAAAAGSPQLEALKSKDIEVLLMFDRVDEWMLGYLTEYDGKRLRNVAKGEFPLDEADKAKQEAASEAAAPLIDRAKALLGDRVGDVRVSARLTDSPSCLALADFDLAPHLARLLREAGQDVPESKPVLELNPEHPLVKRLAAEADDTRAADLAGLLLEQAEITAGAQLSDPAAFVQRMNRVLLG